From Priestia filamentosa, a single genomic window includes:
- a CDS encoding DUF5839 family protein, with translation MKDNNTISGFHIKHRTENTIKVHPKKYNWHIPKALRHLDIQPGDIVRACAGPENKVCTILVMEAFREDIEIAGKTYKPVVRLVEKAPNRK, from the coding sequence TTGAAGGACAATAATACAATTAGCGGTTTTCATATTAAACATAGGACAGAAAATACAATAAAGGTACATCCTAAAAAATATAATTGGCACATTCCAAAAGCATTGCGCCATTTAGATATTCAACCAGGAGATATTGTACGAGCATGTGCAGGACCTGAGAACAAGGTATGTACAATTCTTGTTATGGAAGCGTTTCGGGAAGATATTGAAATCGCAGGGAAAACGTATAAGCCTGTTGTAAGATTGGTTGAGAAAGCTCCCAATAGGAAGTGA
- a CDS encoding RNase A-like domain-containing protein: protein MGTIQADLNELKNLERKTKNAKAKIDAIPGQLSFSLSGALSELSGVWNGELEGLQQELEKSIREYSEELGRAEQVVSKTYQELKAADEALLQALGLDSEIAPQKTFKGKTEGASEKKKEKEEGNAFTQSLKGMGDGAGDALSDTWDGIVSFVKHPVDSTVDTVKGVYEAGKHPIRTYNTVKDGVVTAVDEKLIHGDAYSRSHFFSYAGTEIGLAALGDKGAGLAVKGAGAVSKTAKGMKEVHKATVKQKVPTLKPTTAGVAGRLPVNTLETGYLGRFLQNAKDMYWNSSEVTGNSVLYKKEDLLPTSADIGKSSLLAPGGGLMAHEGKKKGHLIERHIDKTDEQLLQRLKEDKKIPSSSSFKDRATAERVANIVLNDSKNIDKIQKWLSNPHSRPTLALKYKGDGEIIGRSRARNSELAEDVTKARIVLKKGKNGSFIVTGYPEK from the coding sequence ATGGGTACAATTCAAGCAGACTTAAATGAACTTAAAAATCTTGAACGAAAAACCAAAAATGCGAAAGCAAAAATAGATGCAATTCCAGGGCAGCTTAGTTTTTCCTTGTCAGGAGCCCTCTCTGAACTAAGTGGGGTATGGAATGGAGAACTAGAGGGCCTGCAGCAGGAATTGGAGAAGAGCATTCGGGAGTATAGTGAAGAGTTAGGTAGAGCAGAGCAAGTTGTTTCAAAGACGTATCAAGAATTAAAAGCAGCGGATGAAGCTCTTCTTCAGGCACTAGGGTTAGATAGTGAGATTGCTCCTCAAAAAACCTTCAAAGGAAAGACAGAAGGAGCAAGTGAGAAGAAAAAAGAGAAAGAAGAAGGAAATGCTTTTACACAATCGTTAAAAGGAATGGGTGATGGAGCAGGAGATGCTCTTTCAGATACATGGGATGGGATTGTTTCTTTTGTGAAACATCCTGTAGACAGCACGGTTGATACAGTCAAAGGAGTCTATGAGGCAGGAAAGCATCCCATTCGTACTTATAACACAGTAAAGGATGGGGTTGTTACTGCGGTAGATGAGAAACTTATTCACGGTGATGCTTATAGCCGCAGTCACTTTTTTTCTTATGCAGGGACAGAGATTGGACTTGCAGCTCTTGGAGACAAAGGAGCAGGTTTAGCTGTTAAAGGTGCAGGAGCAGTATCTAAAACAGCTAAGGGAATGAAGGAAGTTCATAAAGCAACTGTGAAACAGAAGGTACCTACCTTAAAACCAACAACCGCAGGCGTAGCTGGGCGCCTACCTGTAAATACTTTAGAAACCGGCTATCTAGGCCGCTTTTTACAGAATGCGAAGGATATGTATTGGAATTCTTCTGAAGTAACGGGAAATAGTGTTCTATATAAAAAAGAAGATTTACTTCCTACTTCGGCAGACATAGGAAAGAGCTCTCTTTTAGCTCCTGGCGGTGGGCTAATGGCTCATGAAGGAAAAAAGAAAGGTCATTTGATTGAAAGACATATAGACAAGACCGATGAACAATTGTTACAAAGATTGAAAGAGGATAAAAAAATACCAAGTTCGTCTAGCTTTAAAGATAGGGCTACAGCTGAAAGAGTTGCAAATATAGTTTTAAATGATTCAAAAAATATTGATAAAATTCAAAAATGGCTTTCTAATCCCCATAGTAGGCCTACTTTAGCATTAAAATACAAGGGAGATGGAGAAATAATTGGTAGAAGTAGAGCGAGAAACTCAGAATTAGCAGAAGATGTTACAAAAGCAAGGATTGTATTAAAGAAAGGTAAAAATGGCAGTTTTATTGTTACAGGATATCCAGAAAAATAG
- a CDS encoding contact-dependent growth inhibition system immunity protein, producing the protein MNESYDFLEELEDFLAGTFHQDISSPEEALDEFIEEASKECLLFTIKYCEEFLSSELTEQEKENIIQNNADIYFPAIELTPLQWLNQLVKKITEDVKIRLF; encoded by the coding sequence ATGAATGAAAGTTACGATTTCTTAGAAGAGTTAGAAGATTTTTTAGCTGGAACATTCCATCAAGATATTAGTTCTCCGGAGGAAGCATTAGATGAGTTTATAGAAGAAGCTAGTAAGGAATGTTTGCTGTTTACCATAAAGTATTGTGAAGAGTTTTTAAGTAGTGAATTAACAGAACAGGAAAAGGAAAACATTATACAAAATAATGCAGATATTTATTTTCCAGCAATCGAACTAACTCCACTACAGTGGTTAAATCAATTAGTAAAGAAAATAACAGAAGATGTAAAAATAAGATTATTTTAA